TCCTGGGCCGTCATCGAGTCGATGATCGCCACCGTCTTCTTCAGTTCGGCCTCGTCGGGAGCCATCCCCTTCAATTCCTTCATCTTTCCGCCCATGCCCGGGATCATCCCGAGGATGTCCTCCATCGTCCCCATCTTGCGCAGCCGGAGGAGCTGGTCGCGGAAATCCTCGAGGGTGAACTCGGCCTTGCGCAGCTTCTTCTGGAGCTCGCGGGCCTGCTTCTCGTCGACCTGCTCCTGCGCCTTCTCGGCGAAGGTGAGGATGTCGCCCATCCCGAGGATGCGCGAGGCCATCCGGTCGGGGTGGAACAGCTCGATGGCGTCGAGCTTCTCGCCGACGCCGACGAACTTCACCGGGGCGCCGGTCACCGCGCGGATGGAGAGCGCGGCGCCTCCGCGGGCGTCGCCGTCCATCTTCGTCAGCACCACGCCGGTCAGCCCAAGCTTGTCGTGGAACGCCTTCGCGACGTTCACGGCGTCCTGGCCGGTCATCGCGTCGGCCACCAGCAGGATGTCCCCCGGGTCGATCGCCGCCTTGATGCGGGCGAGCTCCTCCATGAGCGGCGCGTCGATGTGGAGCCGTCCCGCGGTGTCGAGCAGCACCGTGTCGTACCCGTTCAGCTCCGCGTACTTCACCGCCTCCCGGCAGATGTCGACGGGATCGGCGTCGGGGCGCGAGTCGAAGCAGGGGATCTCGAGCTGCCGCGCCAGAACTTTCAGTTGTTCGATGGCGGCCGGGCGGTAGACGTCGGCGGGGACCAGGTACGGCGTCCGCTTCCGTTTCTGGAGGTGCATCGCGATCTTGCCGCAAGAGGTGGTCTTCCCCGACCCCTGCAGCCCCACTAGCATGACGGGGACTGGAGGCTTGCGCGCAAGGTTCAGGTCCTGCGCCTGGCTCCCCATCATCTTCGCCATCTCGTCGTGGACGATCTTGATGAAGTGCTGGTCTGGGGAGAGGGAGGTCAGCACCTCGACCCCGAGCGCTTTCGTCCGGACGGCGGCGACGAAATCCTTTACGACTTTGTAGTTTAC
The genomic region above belongs to Thermodesulfobacteriota bacterium and contains:
- the ffh gene encoding signal recognition particle protein; this encodes MFENLSEKFQGVLKGLRGHGRITEGNIEGALNEVRLALLEADVNYKVVKDFVAAVRTKALGVEVLTSLSPDQHFIKIVHDEMAKMMGSQAQDLNLARKPPVPVMLVGLQGSGKTTSCGKIAMHLQKRKRTPYLVPADVYRPAAIEQLKVLARQLEIPCFDSRPDADPVDICREAVKYAELNGYDTVLLDTAGRLHIDAPLMEELARIKAAIDPGDILLVADAMTGQDAVNVAKAFHDKLGLTGVVLTKMDGDARGGAALSIRAVTGAPVKFVGVGEKLDAIELFHPDRMASRILGMGDILTFAEKAQEQVDEKQARELQKKLRKAEFTLEDFRDQLLRLRKMGTMEDILGMIPGMGGKMKELKGMAPDEAELKKTVAIIDSMTAQERRNAKLLNGSRRKRIAAGSGTTVQDVNRLMKNYQAAEEMLKRMAKGGMKGMGRNLPFFR